The Bacteroides sp. AN502(2024) DNA segment ATGAGTACAGTTTTAACTCCTAAAACCTGTTCAAAAGTAGAAATGATAGGAATGCTGCCGCCACGGCGTACAGCCAACGGCTTTTTCCCGAAAGCTACTTCAAAACCTTTTTCGGCAGCCTGATAGGCTGCAAGTGAAATCGGGCAGACATAGCCCTGTCCACCGTGCATCGGCGTTACTTTCACTTGAACCGTTTCCGGAGCAATACTGAGAATATAATCAGCGAACATCTGCGAAATCTTATGATGATCCTGATGCGGAACTAGTCTGCAGGATACTTTGGCATAAGCCTTTGAAGGGAGCACGGTCTTCGATCCTTCTCCCATATACCCGCCCCAAATGCCGCATACATCAAAAGACGGACGACAACTATTGCGTTCCAGTGTACTGTATCCTTTCTCTCCGAAAAGTTCTTTTACGCCGATTGCCTCCTTATACTTCTTTTCATCGAAAGGGATATGAGCAATCATTTCACGCTCGGCTTGCGGCACTTCTTCCACATCGTCGTAAAATCCGGGGACGGTGATTCGTCCGTCTGCGTCCGTCACCTTGTTGATTATCAGGCAAAGCACATTGATAGGATTGGCTACCGCACCACCGAAGTGCCCGGAATGCAGGTCACGGTTCGGTCCTGTTACTTCGATTTCCCAATAAGCCAGTCCACGCAGGCCGGTGGTTAAGGACGGCAGTTCGGCTCCCAGCATACTGGTATCCGATACAAGGATGACATCAGCTTTCAGCAACTCTTTATGTTCTTCGCAGAAAGCCTCCAGGCTGGGAGAACCAATTTCTTCTTCACCTTCGAAAATGAATTTCACATTATTTTTCAGCAAACCGTTCTTGACGAGATATTCGAAAGCTTTCACCTGAATGAATGATTGTCCTTTGTCATCATCTGCTCCACGTGCCCAAATATGCCCGTCCCGTATTTCTGGTTCAAACGGTTGGTTCTTCCAAAGTTCTAGCGGTTCGGCTGGCATCACGTCATAATGAGCATACACCAATACGGTCTTTGCAGCCGGATCGACGATCTTTTGAGCAAAAACAATCGGATTGCCTTTTGAGGGCATAACCAATGCTTCATCTGTTCCGGCTTCAAGTAGCAACTGTGTCCAACGTTCCGCACAGGCCAGCATATCATCGTGATGTTCCGGCAGAGCACTGATGCTGGGGATGCGGATGAGGCTGAACAAGTCATTTATCATTTCCGGTTCGTGCGCTGCTATGTATTTTTGAATTTTGTTCATTACAGTTGTGTTGTTTTATCCAGTAAGTAATAATCGAGTATGGTCATGGCAGCCATTGCTTCTACGATAGGTACAGCACGGGGAAGGACACAAGCGTCGTGGCGTCCGCGTGCTTTCAGAGTGGTGTCGATGCCGTCAATGTTGACAGTTTCCTGTTCCATCAGCAACGTTGCAATCGGTTTGAATACTACACGGAAATAGATATCCTGACCATTACTCAATCCTCCCTGGATACCTCCGGAGTGATTGGTACGTGTCTCAATCCGTCCGTTGTTATTATAGAAAACATCATTCTGTTCGGAACCTTTCATTTTCAATCCCTTGAATCCTACACCGTATTCGAATGCTTTAGCTGCGTTGATGCTTAACATTGCATTTCCCAAGGCAGCGTGGAGTTTACCGAAAACAGGTTGGCCCAATCCGATGGGACACCCTTTAATGACGCAGGTTAGTGTACCTCCGATGGTGTCTCCCTCGCCCTTTACCTTATATATAAGGTCTGCCATTTCTTTTGCTTTTTCAGGGTCTGGGCAACGTACATCGTTGGTTTCTATCAGGTCGAAGTTGTAGTCTGAGTAAGTACCCTCGAGCTTGATAGGACCCACCTGAGAGGTATAGGCAGTGATGCTGACTCCCAGTTGGCGAAGTGCTAACTTGGCCAGTGCACCGGCTACAACGCGCGAAATTGTTTCGCGTGCAGAAGAACGTCCGCCACCGCGATGGTCACGGATTCCATATTTCACTGTGTATGTGTAATCAGCGTGTGAAGGACGATATACATTTTTCAGATTGTTGTAGTCATTGGAATGCTGGTTTTCATTCCAAACGATAAAACCGATAGGACACCCGGTTGATTTCCCCTCAAAGATGCCTGAAAGAAACTCCACTTTATCAGCTTCTTTACGTGGGGTAGTGAGGATCGATTGTCCCGGGCGGCGGCGATTCAGTTCTTGTTGTATAAATTCTTCGTCGATGATAATTCCTGCCGGAAATCCGTCAATCACTCCTCCAACTCCTTTTCCATGGGACTCACCGAAGCTTGTGAGTCGAAAGATATTGCCAAATGAATTAAACATAGTTGTGGCTTTAAAATTTACTATATGCAAATATAACAAAGTTTTCGATAAGAAAGTTGTGAACTCAAAATATCTTCGAAATAATAGTTTGTATTCCGTACCGCTGTAGACTAATTGTTGCTCTTGGAGTCAATGTAAATTCAAGACTAAGTTTTGAAGAATCATGTGTTTTGCTTTCATATTTCTATCAATTCTTTCTGTAAAAGTTAGGTATAGGAGGATTTTTATAACAATATGAGATTTAATTTGTCCATTATAGAACGTTGGATAAGAAAGAATTTCCTATTTTTGTGGAACTAAAATTTATAAAACTATGACTGAATCAGAAAGAAAGCAAATTATAGGATTGATTAAGAAAGAAGTCATTCCAGCTATTGGATGTACGGAACCTATCGCAGTAGCACTTTGTGTAGCTAAAGCCGTTGAAACACTGGGAGTGAAACCGGAAAAGATTGACATTTTGTTGAGTGCTAATATACTAAAGAATGCCATGGGAGTGGGAATTCCTGGAACAGGTATGGTAGGGCTTCCCATAGCCGTTGCTTTAGGTGCGTTAATTGGCAAATCAGATTATCAGTTGGAGGTGTTGAGAGACTGTACGCCGGAAGCTGTAGAACAGGGGAAACTGTTCATTGCAGAAAAACGAATTTCTATCTCTCTGAAAGAAGATATTACGGAAAAACTTTATATCGAGGTGAACTGTAAAGCTGGAGATAATACAGCTACAGCCATCATTGCCGGTGGACACACTACCTTTATATATATAGCCAAGGGGGCACAGACGTTGCTCGATAAGCAACATACGGTCAGCGAGGAAGAGGAAGATGCCTCACTCGAATTAAACTTGCGTAAAGTCTATGACTTTGCATTGACAGCTCCGCTGGATGAAATCCGTTTTATCCTTGATACAGCCCGTTTGAATAAAGCTGCTGCCGAACAATCTTTTAAAGGTAACTATGGACATTCTTTAGGTAAAATGCTTCGGGGAAATTACGAACATAAAGTGATGGGTGACAGCGTATTTTCTCATATTCTCTCTTATACATCGGCTGCTTGTGATGCCCGGATGGCAGGTGTAATGATTCCTGTCATGAGTAATTCGGGAAGCGGTAATCAGGGGATATCCGCCACACTCCCTGTCGTAGTCTTTGCTGAAGAAAACGGAAAAAACGAAGAGGAACTTATTCGTGCTTTAATACTAAGCCATCTTACTGTTATATACATCAAACAGAGTTTAGGACGTCTGTCTGCCTTGTGTGGCTGTGTGGTAGCTGCCACCGGATCCAGTTGTGGAATCACTTGGTTGATGGGAGGAAACTATAATCAAGTTGCCTCCGCAGTTCAAAACATGATTGCTAATCTGGCAGGAATGATTTGTGACGGTGCAAAACCGAGTTGTGCTTTGAAAGTAACTACCGGAGTTTCGACTGCTGTATTATCGGCTATGATGGCAATAGAAAACCGTTGCGTGACTTCTGTAGAGGGAATTATCGATGAAGATGTAGATCAAAGTATCCGTAACTTGACGAGAATCGGTTCGCAAGCCATGAACGAAACGGATAAAATGGTACTTGACATTATGACACACAAAGGGTGCTGATTTTAAGTATCAGGTATTAAGTATTAGCCGGAATAACGGCATAAAAAAGTATTAAGTATTAAATTTGCGGCTATATCTGCACGAAATTAATACTTAATACTTTATACTTCAATTAGTGACAATGTCCACCTTCACAACCGCAGTTGTCTCCACAGCCATCACTGCAGCTCTCACATCCGCAACTGCAGCCACCTTCGCCACTCATCATTTTTACTAATTCTTGAATTTCTTCGTTAGTAGCAGGACGGCTTTCGATCACTTCGCCTTCAAAGATAAGGTCAGCACCAGCCAACGGGTGGTTAAGGTCGACTACTACAATATCCGGTTTGATTTCTACTACACTGGCATTTACGCGTTGACCGTCACTTGTCATCAAAGGTACAATGTTGCCTTCTTTAATGCGTTCGCTATCGAATTTTCCATCTATCTCAAAGATATTTTTGGGGAGGTCAATAACGTGTTGCTCGTCATATTGTCCGTAAGCCTTATCTGCCGGAATGGTAAAGTCAAATTTGTCACCTTTAGAAAGAGCAGTTATTTGATTTTCGAAATCTTCGAGTGTTGTTCCTAATCCTGAAATGAATTGAAAGGGATGTTCTGCTTTTGCTTCTTCGAACAACTCTTTTTCGCCATCTTCCATTGTATATAGTTTGTATGCAACGGTAATGTACTTGTTTTCTACTGTTTCCATCTGATATTTTTTGTTTCTGATTAATAATTCCCGAACCCCGGGTCTACAAAGATACGAATTATTTGTTTGACTCCTGTATAGGGAGGGTAAATTTCAGATTATTAAATGCTTTTGTCAGAAAAGGAGGGCAAGTATAGACTTATATAATAGTTGTAAATTGAACTTTTAAGTGATAAAATAGAGAAATAATGACTCTGTTTTCTTACAGTTGTAAACTTTAAATTGATTTTTTTCTTCGATTTGTTTGGATATAATAAAAAAGCCCTTACCTTTGCAGCACGAAAAATCAAGAAAAGAATATATGAATATGTTACATACATCTATTAACCTGGCAGTCTTGCATATTATTTGCATCGTGGTGGTCCCATCGAGAGTGTGAGAAAGGTTTTTGTGTTGTATGTGTTTGTACCATAAAGATAGAATTTAGAGCCTTTCTCACTTGTGTGAGGAAGGCTCTTTAATTAAAAGACAGATTGAAATGAAAAAGCTATTACGCAGTTCTTTTAGTACACAAGGTCGTCGGATGGCTGGAGCCCGTGCATTGTGGGCAGCTAACGGCATGAAGAAGAGTCAGATGGGTAAACCCATTATCGCTATCGTCAATTCGTTCACACAGTTTGTTCCGGGACATGTGCATTTGCATGAAATCGGTCAACTGGTGAAGACAGAGATTGAGAAGCTGGGATGCTTCGCTGCGGAATTTAATACTATAGCTATTGATGATGGTATAGCGATGGGACATGACGGTATGCTTTATTCGCTTCCTTCACGTGATATTATTGCAGACAGTGTGGAGTATATGGTCAATGCGCACAAGGCAGATGCAATGGTATGTATCAGCAATTGCGATAAGATCACTCCTGGAATGTTGATGGTGGCTATGCGTCTGAATATTCCTACCGTATTTGTATCGGGTGGTCCGATGGAAGCCGGAGAGTGGGGTGGTCAGCATTTGGATTTGATTGATGCGATGATTAAATCGGCTGATAAAAGTATTAGCGATCAGGAAGTTGAGAATATCGAGCAAAATGCTTGTCCTACCTGTGGATGTTGTTCTGGGATGTTTACTGCCAACTCGATGAACTGCCTGAATGAAGCAATCGGACTGGCTCTTCCTGGAAACGGAACCATCGTGGCTACACATGAAAACCGTACGCAGCTTTTCAAAGATGCAGCTGAACTGATCGTGAAAAATGCAAAGTTATATTATGAAGAAGGAGACGAAAGCGTACTTCCCCGTAGTATTGCTACCCGCCAGGCTTTCTTGAATGCTATGACGCTGGATATAGCGATGGGAGGATCGACCAATACGGTACTTCACCTGTTGGCTATTGCTCATGAAGCTGAGGTAGATTTTAAGATGGACGACATTGACATGCTTTCCCGCAAGACACCTTGTCTCTGTAAGGTGGCTCCTAATACACAGAAATATCATATTCAGGATGTAAACCGTGCCGGTGGTATCGTTGCTATCATGGATGAACTGGCAAAAGGAGGTCTGATAGATACATTCGTCCGACGGGTAGACGGAATGTCATTAGCGGAAGCTATTAATGAATATTCAATCACCAGCCCGAATGTAAGTGAAAAAGCAATCAAGAAATATTCGAGCGCAGCCGGAAATAGATTCAATCTCGTACTTGGTTCACAGGGTATGTACTATAAGGATCTGGATAAAGACCGTGCAACCGGATGTATCCGCGATTTGGAGCATGCTTATAGCAAAGACGGTGGACTGGCCGTATTGAAAGGTAACATTGCTCAAGATGGTTGTGTAGTAAAAACAGCAGGTGTAGACGAAAGTATCTGGAAGTTTACCGGACCGGCCAAAGTTTTTGATTCGCAGGAAGCCGCCTGTGAAGGCATCCTTGGGGGACGAGTCGTCAGTGGCGATGTTGTCGTCATTACGCACGAAGGTCCGAAGGGTGGTCCTGGTATGCAGGAAATGCTTTATCCTACCTCTTATATTAAATCTCGTCATCTCGGAAAAGAATGTGCTTTGATTACCGACGGACGTTTCAGTGGCGGAACTTCCGGATTGAGTATCGGACATATTTCTCCTGAAGCGGCAGCTGGAGGTAACATCGGAAAAATTGTAGACGGAGACATCATAGAAATCGATATTCCGGCCCGGAAGATTAACGTGCGACTAACGGATGAAGAACTGGCAGCCCGTCCGATGACTCCTGTCACTCGTGACCGTTATGTACCGAAGAGTCTGAAAGCCTATGCCAGCATGGTAAGCTCTGCCGATAAGGGAGCTGTGAGATTAATATGATATATTCATTTATCAACTATCAACTAATATGAAGGATTTAATAACAGGTGCAGAGGCTATGATGCGCTCCTTGGAACATCAGGGAGTGACTACCATTTTTGGTTACCCCGGTGGTTCCATAATGCCGGTGTTCGATGCCTTGTACGATCATCAAAATATATTGAACCATATTTTGGTTCGTCACGAGCAGGGAGCTGCCCATGCAGCACAAGGTTATGCCCGCGTATCAGGAAAAGTAGGCGTTTGCCTGGTGACGAGTGGTCCCGGAGCAACCAATACGGTAACAGGT contains these protein-coding regions:
- a CDS encoding dipeptidase encodes the protein MNKIQKYIAAHEPEMINDLFSLIRIPSISALPEHHDDMLACAERWTQLLLEAGTDEALVMPSKGNPIVFAQKIVDPAAKTVLVYAHYDVMPAEPLELWKNQPFEPEIRDGHIWARGADDDKGQSFIQVKAFEYLVKNGLLKNNVKFIFEGEEEIGSPSLEAFCEEHKELLKADVILVSDTSMLGAELPSLTTGLRGLAYWEIEVTGPNRDLHSGHFGGAVANPINVLCLIINKVTDADGRITVPGFYDDVEEVPQAEREMIAHIPFDEKKYKEAIGVKELFGEKGYSTLERNSCRPSFDVCGIWGGYMGEGSKTVLPSKAYAKVSCRLVPHQDHHKISQMFADYILSIAPETVQVKVTPMHGGQGYVCPISLAAYQAAEKGFEVAFGKKPLAVRRGGSIPIISTFEQVLGVKTVLMGFGLESDAIHSPNENFSLDIFRKGIEAVIKFHQEYAG
- the aroC gene encoding chorismate synthase; translation: MFNSFGNIFRLTSFGESHGKGVGGVIDGFPAGIIIDEEFIQQELNRRRPGQSILTTPRKEADKVEFLSGIFEGKSTGCPIGFIVWNENQHSNDYNNLKNVYRPSHADYTYTVKYGIRDHRGGGRSSARETISRVVAGALAKLALRQLGVSITAYTSQVGPIKLEGTYSDYNFDLIETNDVRCPDPEKAKEMADLIYKVKGEGDTIGGTLTCVIKGCPIGLGQPVFGKLHAALGNAMLSINAAKAFEYGVGFKGLKMKGSEQNDVFYNNNGRIETRTNHSGGIQGGLSNGQDIYFRVVFKPIATLLMEQETVNIDGIDTTLKARGRHDACVLPRAVPIVEAMAAMTILDYYLLDKTTQL
- a CDS encoding serine dehydratase subunit alpha family protein, giving the protein MTESERKQIIGLIKKEVIPAIGCTEPIAVALCVAKAVETLGVKPEKIDILLSANILKNAMGVGIPGTGMVGLPIAVALGALIGKSDYQLEVLRDCTPEAVEQGKLFIAEKRISISLKEDITEKLYIEVNCKAGDNTATAIIAGGHTTFIYIAKGAQTLLDKQHTVSEEEEDASLELNLRKVYDFALTAPLDEIRFILDTARLNKAAAEQSFKGNYGHSLGKMLRGNYEHKVMGDSVFSHILSYTSAACDARMAGVMIPVMSNSGSGNQGISATLPVVVFAEENGKNEEELIRALILSHLTVIYIKQSLGRLSALCGCVVAATGSSCGITWLMGGNYNQVASAVQNMIANLAGMICDGAKPSCALKVTTGVSTAVLSAMMAIENRCVTSVEGIIDEDVDQSIRNLTRIGSQAMNETDKMVLDIMTHKGC
- a CDS encoding peptidylprolyl isomerase, whose amino-acid sequence is METVENKYITVAYKLYTMEDGEKELFEEAKAEHPFQFISGLGTTLEDFENQITALSKGDKFDFTIPADKAYGQYDEQHVIDLPKNIFEIDGKFDSERIKEGNIVPLMTSDGQRVNASVVEIKPDIVVVDLNHPLAGADLIFEGEVIESRPATNEEIQELVKMMSGEGGCSCGCESCSDGCGDNCGCEGGHCH
- the ilvD gene encoding dihydroxy-acid dehydratase; translated protein: MKKLLRSSFSTQGRRMAGARALWAANGMKKSQMGKPIIAIVNSFTQFVPGHVHLHEIGQLVKTEIEKLGCFAAEFNTIAIDDGIAMGHDGMLYSLPSRDIIADSVEYMVNAHKADAMVCISNCDKITPGMLMVAMRLNIPTVFVSGGPMEAGEWGGQHLDLIDAMIKSADKSISDQEVENIEQNACPTCGCCSGMFTANSMNCLNEAIGLALPGNGTIVATHENRTQLFKDAAELIVKNAKLYYEEGDESVLPRSIATRQAFLNAMTLDIAMGGSTNTVLHLLAIAHEAEVDFKMDDIDMLSRKTPCLCKVAPNTQKYHIQDVNRAGGIVAIMDELAKGGLIDTFVRRVDGMSLAEAINEYSITSPNVSEKAIKKYSSAAGNRFNLVLGSQGMYYKDLDKDRATGCIRDLEHAYSKDGGLAVLKGNIAQDGCVVKTAGVDESIWKFTGPAKVFDSQEAACEGILGGRVVSGDVVVITHEGPKGGPGMQEMLYPTSYIKSRHLGKECALITDGRFSGGTSGLSIGHISPEAAAGGNIGKIVDGDIIEIDIPARKINVRLTDEELAARPMTPVTRDRYVPKSLKAYASMVSSADKGAVRLI